One Paenarthrobacter aurescens TC1 DNA window includes the following coding sequences:
- a CDS encoding putative dehydrogenase protein (identified by match to protein family HMM PF00941), whose product MRGQKLGAGLIAQSQSALPPFILHRPTSLGEAVALTRQHPEAVIAAGCSDLVAQFREGLEPEVLISVQRIKELRAISNNAGVLSIGSSVSHAEGSRSPDILSTVPALAAAWGSIATVRIRYRGTLGGNLLSRRYRYEMPVILSALGGQMQFHGGDITTLPVSSLWDRTLGNVGILTAVTVDTASLLWFGYERSMRPLSTVSLAVRKNAVAGLTVSAVCGSEYRRPFVLSHASEATDITELDPVAVGEVVAAQLPDEAGDYTGSIDYRRHLVGVLCRSLLAEATGNQRKG is encoded by the coding sequence ATGCGAGGCCAGAAATTAGGGGCGGGGCTGATAGCCCAGAGCCAGTCCGCCCTTCCACCATTTATTTTGCATCGGCCTACTTCGCTCGGAGAAGCTGTGGCTCTAACCAGGCAGCATCCAGAAGCTGTGATTGCGGCGGGTTGTTCGGATCTGGTGGCTCAATTTCGTGAGGGATTGGAGCCGGAAGTTCTGATTTCCGTGCAACGAATCAAGGAATTGCGGGCAATTTCGAATAATGCCGGGGTTCTGAGCATTGGCTCTTCGGTGAGCCACGCTGAAGGCAGCAGAAGCCCGGACATACTATCCACGGTCCCTGCCCTGGCGGCAGCTTGGGGATCAATTGCCACAGTTCGAATCCGCTATCGCGGCACCCTCGGGGGCAATCTCCTTTCGCGTCGATATCGATACGAAATGCCTGTCATTCTGTCGGCCTTGGGTGGGCAGATGCAGTTTCATGGCGGCGACATTACAACCCTGCCCGTGTCGTCACTCTGGGACCGGACACTTGGCAATGTAGGTATTCTGACCGCCGTCACGGTCGACACTGCCTCCCTGCTGTGGTTCGGCTACGAGCGCTCGATGCGCCCGCTCAGCACCGTGTCCCTCGCGGTGCGAAAGAACGCGGTGGCTGGCCTCACCGTTTCTGCCGTGTGTGGCAGTGAATACCGGCGGCCTTTTGTCCTCTCACATGCTTCCGAGGCCACTGACATCACCGAGCTCGACCCGGTTGCTGTGGGCGAGGTTGTGGCGGCTCAGCTTCCGGATGAGGCGGGCGACTACACGGGGTCCATCGACTACCGCCGACACCTGGTGGGGGTTCTCTGCCGCAGTCTTCTTGCCGAAGCAACCGGTAACCAAAGGAAAGGATAG
- a CDS encoding 4Fe-4S binding domain protein (identified by match to protein family HMM PF00111; match to protein family HMM PF01799) — protein MSLESPESSQETFTHKVEFELNGSPERRSVPTSTTVLDLLRNSCGKQGVRASCERSVCGACTVLVDDLPVAACSTFAFDIDGARVETVEGLAAQDGTLSAQQQAFSECGGFQCGFCTSGMLMVTTALLRQNPQPNREEIRDWISSNTCRCTGYEMILESVERAAELARAKQQDQASE, from the coding sequence ATGAGCCTTGAATCACCGGAATCAAGCCAGGAAACCTTCACCCACAAGGTTGAATTTGAGCTGAATGGAAGCCCGGAAAGGCGTTCTGTTCCCACGAGTACTACGGTCTTGGATTTGCTGCGCAACAGTTGCGGTAAGCAAGGGGTCCGTGCGTCGTGTGAGCGAAGTGTCTGCGGCGCCTGCACTGTTTTGGTTGACGACCTTCCTGTGGCTGCGTGTTCCACGTTCGCCTTCGACATTGACGGTGCGCGTGTTGAAACGGTTGAGGGCTTGGCTGCCCAAGACGGCACTTTGAGTGCCCAGCAGCAGGCATTCAGCGAATGCGGCGGCTTCCAATGCGGCTTCTGCACCTCCGGCATGCTGATGGTGACCACAGCGCTGCTGCGGCAAAATCCGCAACCGAACCGGGAAGAGATCCGGGACTGGATAAGTTCGAACACTTGCCGGTGCACGGGTTACGAGATGATCCTGGAATCCGTGGAGCGTGCTGCAGAGCTGGCTCGGGCCAAGCAGCAGGATCAGGCATCCGAATGA
- a CDS encoding aldehyde oxidase and xanthine dehydrogenase domain protein (identified by match to protein family HMM PF01315; match to protein family HMM PF02738), which yields MNGIVIPSTPHDSPIVGRDRPRLDSTAKVTGRAIYTVDIEKAGMLHAKVLRSPHAHARILSIDASAARSLAGVTAVVTREEIHGLHSYGTYVKDQPIVATDAVRYVGDVVAAVAAVDERTAFAALDLIRVEYEQLPAVFDVRAAMESSAPAIFPDQPFAAYPEYGDGASGAAHTAHNVSYEFRYVTGEESVWADCDFIFEDTFTFSRMNHMHLEPFATVAEATANQIEVWTSTQSPFPMRKELARVFGLPENDIRVNVPLLGGGFGAKNGPKTEAIAIRLSQLSAGRPVRYCMSTEEVFLTLSQHDAVLTVKSGLKADGEFMARQSRVLLNGGAYADASPLVAEKAGYRMPGAYRWKRIDSLCQAVITNTVPAGAYRGFGATQATWASERQVDLIAERLGFDPLELRLKNAKELGEEFVPGETPIDSDLKHGLNLVADAIGYRDGTRSSNRGMGVAIGIKDGGGVNKPAQARVKVTTNGDVILNCALVEMGQGGHSALCQIVAETLGCDPKRVKYAAIDTDNTPFDQGTNASSGIAVMGHAVLQAAERVKCSVLDTAAEYLMLDRQSIRLDNWRIVDAEGITYELPALIMDRFGGTGFEFTADGYYKARNSSSAPLEAPCIFWEIGWAAAEVEVDPETGRVEILQLVVSGDAGKVVNKLGCRGQDEGAAVFGLAQALFEELRYDDGELLNGEALLYRVPLAEDIPRRFSSITQEQGHGAGPFGTKGMGEGGMLPIAPAIAQAIADATGAQLTSLPMTPERVYNGIRAARLRQDGADGNA from the coding sequence ATGAACGGGATCGTCATTCCTTCCACGCCGCACGATTCGCCGATCGTCGGACGCGACCGCCCGCGCCTGGACAGCACCGCCAAAGTCACCGGGCGCGCCATCTACACAGTGGACATCGAGAAGGCCGGGATGCTTCACGCGAAGGTCCTGCGGAGCCCTCATGCGCACGCACGGATTCTCAGCATCGATGCTTCGGCCGCCCGCTCCCTGGCAGGAGTCACTGCCGTGGTCACCCGCGAGGAAATCCATGGATTGCATTCATACGGTACCTACGTCAAAGACCAGCCGATTGTTGCCACGGACGCGGTCCGCTACGTTGGCGACGTCGTCGCTGCAGTGGCCGCGGTGGACGAACGCACCGCTTTCGCGGCACTGGATTTGATCCGTGTTGAGTACGAGCAACTACCGGCTGTCTTTGATGTAAGAGCTGCGATGGAGTCCTCCGCACCTGCCATTTTTCCCGACCAGCCCTTCGCCGCCTATCCCGAGTACGGCGATGGGGCCTCGGGGGCGGCACACACTGCCCACAACGTGAGCTACGAATTCCGCTACGTAACGGGAGAGGAGAGCGTCTGGGCGGATTGCGACTTCATCTTCGAGGACACCTTTACCTTCTCCCGCATGAACCACATGCACCTTGAGCCCTTTGCCACGGTTGCCGAGGCGACAGCGAACCAAATCGAAGTGTGGACCTCGACTCAAAGCCCTTTCCCGATGCGCAAGGAACTGGCGAGGGTTTTTGGGCTGCCTGAAAACGACATCCGGGTCAACGTCCCGCTCTTGGGCGGCGGCTTTGGTGCCAAGAACGGCCCAAAAACGGAGGCGATCGCCATCCGGCTCTCGCAGTTGTCTGCTGGGCGGCCGGTGCGTTACTGCATGAGCACAGAAGAAGTCTTCCTGACACTGAGCCAGCATGACGCCGTCCTCACGGTCAAATCCGGGCTCAAGGCAGACGGTGAGTTCATGGCGCGCCAGTCGCGGGTGCTGCTTAACGGTGGGGCTTACGCGGATGCCAGTCCGCTGGTGGCAGAGAAAGCGGGGTATCGGATGCCCGGGGCCTACCGCTGGAAACGGATTGATTCCCTCTGCCAAGCAGTGATCACCAACACCGTCCCGGCCGGCGCTTACCGTGGTTTCGGCGCAACCCAAGCCACTTGGGCCAGTGAGCGCCAAGTTGACCTGATCGCCGAGCGGCTGGGTTTCGATCCCCTGGAGCTTCGACTAAAGAACGCCAAGGAGTTGGGGGAGGAGTTCGTACCAGGAGAAACGCCCATCGATTCGGACCTCAAGCATGGCCTGAACCTGGTTGCGGACGCCATCGGTTATCGCGACGGCACGCGCTCAAGTAATCGGGGCATGGGAGTGGCCATCGGCATCAAAGATGGTGGTGGCGTCAACAAGCCTGCCCAGGCCCGGGTGAAGGTGACCACCAACGGCGACGTGATCCTGAATTGCGCCCTGGTGGAAATGGGGCAAGGCGGTCATTCGGCGCTGTGCCAGATCGTGGCGGAGACGCTTGGATGCGATCCGAAGCGGGTGAAGTATGCCGCTATCGACACCGACAACACCCCCTTCGACCAAGGCACCAACGCCTCGTCCGGAATCGCGGTCATGGGTCATGCCGTGCTGCAGGCTGCAGAGCGGGTGAAGTGTTCCGTTCTGGATACGGCGGCCGAGTACCTGATGCTGGACCGGCAGTCGATCCGTTTGGACAACTGGCGCATCGTCGATGCTGAAGGCATCACCTATGAGCTCCCGGCGCTGATTATGGACAGATTCGGCGGAACGGGATTCGAGTTCACGGCGGACGGCTACTACAAGGCCCGTAATTCCAGCAGCGCACCCCTGGAAGCACCCTGCATTTTTTGGGAGATCGGTTGGGCAGCTGCCGAAGTGGAGGTTGATCCGGAAACCGGCCGGGTGGAGATTTTGCAGCTGGTGGTCAGTGGAGACGCCGGCAAGGTGGTGAACAAGCTGGGTTGCCGCGGCCAGGACGAGGGCGCCGCGGTCTTCGGATTGGCCCAGGCACTCTTCGAGGAACTGCGGTACGACGACGGCGAGCTGCTTAACGGTGAGGCGCTCCTCTACCGGGTGCCGCTGGCTGAGGACATTCCCCGGCGCTTTTCTTCCATCACCCAGGAACAGGGCCATGGGGCCGGACCTTTTGGGACCAAAGGGATGGGCGAGGGTGGCATGCTTCCCATTGCGCCAGCGATTGCCCAGGCCATCGCTGATGCCACCGGGGCGCAGCTCACGTCGTTGCCCATGACACCTGAACGGGTCTACAACGGCATCCGCGCTGCACGTTTGCGCCAAGACGGGGCTGATGGAAATGCGTGA
- a CDS encoding putative xanthine dehydrogenase accessory factor (identified by match to protein family HMM PF02625), with the protein MEMREVMETLEKSLPGDQHVALATVVRTEGSAPRAVGTSMLVTEDGSPVGSVSGGCIEASVIEAAAGVLASGVPELHRFGISDDDGFGIGLTCGGSVEIFIQKYAPASCPQFASLQRALNENLPCAMVTIFDGGPELVGRSELVLQTADIEELFEGSVLAPDAVRAAGVAVREAIASGSTTSVTLLADAGTVKPLSLLIDVHRPARRLLIFGAIDFSASLAQLGAFLGFHITVCDARAVFATAERIPSAHEIVIDQPAGYLQKEIALGRLAPDAAICVLTHDAKFDVPVLDVALRHGFAYIGAMGSRRTACDRRERLIGLGHTDRSVAPLRSPIGLGLSASTPAETAVSIMAEIIAAKNQSSGLPLAHTSEPIHRGALEHKGSKPN; encoded by the coding sequence ATGGAAATGCGTGAGGTGATGGAGACGCTGGAGAAATCATTGCCGGGCGATCAACATGTCGCTTTGGCCACTGTGGTCCGCACGGAGGGCTCCGCGCCACGGGCAGTCGGAACGTCCATGCTTGTCACTGAAGACGGATCGCCGGTCGGTTCCGTTTCGGGTGGATGCATTGAGGCAAGTGTGATCGAAGCAGCAGCCGGGGTCCTCGCCAGCGGGGTCCCGGAGCTTCACCGATTTGGCATTTCAGATGACGACGGTTTCGGCATCGGGCTGACGTGCGGTGGCAGTGTTGAGATTTTCATCCAAAAGTACGCTCCGGCCTCCTGCCCACAATTTGCTTCACTGCAGAGGGCGCTGAACGAAAATCTGCCCTGCGCCATGGTCACCATCTTCGACGGCGGGCCCGAGCTGGTGGGTCGATCCGAACTGGTGCTGCAAACTGCGGATATTGAAGAGCTGTTTGAAGGTTCCGTACTGGCTCCCGATGCCGTCCGCGCCGCCGGGGTTGCAGTCCGGGAGGCAATAGCCTCCGGAAGCACGACGTCGGTCACCCTCCTGGCGGATGCCGGTACCGTAAAGCCGCTGTCCTTGCTCATCGATGTCCACCGTCCTGCCCGAAGGCTGCTGATCTTCGGGGCCATCGATTTCTCCGCCTCGCTGGCCCAGTTGGGGGCTTTCCTTGGCTTTCACATCACTGTTTGCGATGCCCGTGCTGTCTTCGCAACGGCCGAGCGGATTCCCTCAGCCCATGAGATCGTGATCGATCAACCGGCAGGCTACCTGCAGAAAGAAATCGCTCTGGGAAGGCTCGCCCCGGATGCCGCGATCTGTGTGTTGACCCATGATGCCAAGTTCGATGTTCCGGTCCTTGATGTAGCTCTAAGACACGGTTTTGCGTACATCGGCGCGATGGGCTCACGCCGGACTGCCTGTGACCGCCGGGAGCGGCTGATTGGCTTGGGCCACACCGATCGGTCGGTGGCACCTCTCCGCTCGCCCATCGGCTTGGGCCTTTCTGCTTCCACGCCCGCCGAAACCGCAGTTTCCATCATGGCGGAGATCATCGCTGCCAAAAACCAAAGCTCAGGCCTGCCCTTGGCACACACCAGCGAGCCGATCCACAGAGGTGCGCTGGAGCACAAAGGTTCAAAACCCAATTAA
- a CDS encoding aldehyde dehydrogenase (NAD) family protein (identified by match to protein family HMM PF00171): protein MSTDTLDTRDEIYVGGVWTRGSGALIESVNPANSEVFATLHGATTADVDAAVAAGLKAVEESGWAKKLPHERAAVLHRISSAIEANADRIAELQTLDTGKTLAETKALAMSAAATFRFTASALETMEDALTSPRGNYLSMSTYEAIGVVGAITPWNSPIASDAQKVAPALAAGNAVLVKPPVWAPWVSLLLARICEEAGLPAGLLSVLPGPGRVVGDAIARHPDIGKISFTGGTSTGRQLGHIAAEKIMPITLELGGKSPTIIFADADLDQAVAGVLYGIFSSSGQSCIAGSRVFIQRSVYDAVVERLVKGAEALRIGPGTDPSTQVGPLVAHAHRDAVARMVEDARLAGAQILCGGAAPEELRLQAGAFYEPTIIGGVSNSDVICQEEIFGPVAVILPFDDEADLILQANDSVFGLACGIWTADYRLAWRTARAVSAGTVWVNTYKQFSISTPFSGLKESGLGTEKGRDGIRSYMHQKSIYIDLSGASIPWAGN from the coding sequence ATGAGTACGGACACCCTTGATACCCGGGATGAAATCTATGTGGGCGGCGTGTGGACCCGAGGCAGCGGTGCACTGATCGAATCCGTCAACCCCGCCAACTCAGAGGTGTTCGCCACCCTCCATGGAGCAACGACGGCGGATGTGGACGCCGCGGTGGCTGCCGGACTGAAAGCCGTGGAAGAGTCCGGGTGGGCAAAGAAGCTCCCTCACGAACGCGCCGCTGTCCTCCACCGCATCAGCTCAGCGATTGAGGCCAACGCTGACCGCATTGCCGAACTGCAGACGCTGGATACAGGTAAGACACTCGCGGAAACCAAGGCGCTGGCCATGAGCGCGGCGGCCACCTTCCGCTTCACTGCATCCGCTCTGGAAACCATGGAAGACGCACTGACGTCCCCTCGCGGGAACTACCTCAGTATGTCCACATATGAGGCGATCGGCGTAGTAGGAGCCATCACGCCATGGAACTCGCCGATTGCCAGTGACGCACAAAAAGTTGCTCCGGCACTCGCGGCGGGAAACGCGGTTCTGGTGAAGCCACCCGTCTGGGCTCCCTGGGTTTCGCTCCTGTTGGCACGCATTTGTGAGGAGGCAGGACTTCCGGCAGGTCTGCTTTCTGTCCTTCCAGGCCCCGGCCGGGTGGTCGGCGACGCGATTGCCCGGCACCCGGACATTGGCAAGATTTCCTTCACGGGCGGCACTTCCACGGGACGCCAACTGGGCCATATTGCGGCGGAGAAAATCATGCCGATTACCTTGGAGCTGGGCGGGAAATCGCCCACCATTATTTTTGCCGATGCCGACCTGGACCAGGCTGTGGCCGGCGTGCTTTATGGCATCTTCTCTTCGAGCGGTCAGAGCTGCATTGCCGGCTCACGCGTCTTCATTCAGCGATCGGTCTACGACGCCGTCGTCGAAAGACTGGTCAAGGGTGCCGAAGCTCTGCGAATCGGACCAGGAACGGACCCCAGCACTCAAGTTGGGCCATTGGTTGCCCATGCCCACCGGGACGCCGTGGCCAGGATGGTTGAAGACGCGAGGCTGGCTGGTGCGCAGATCCTCTGCGGTGGCGCCGCGCCCGAGGAGCTCCGGCTCCAAGCCGGTGCGTTTTACGAGCCCACCATCATTGGCGGTGTGAGCAACTCGGACGTTATTTGCCAAGAGGAAATCTTTGGGCCCGTGGCGGTGATCCTGCCGTTTGACGATGAAGCCGATCTCATCCTCCAAGCCAACGACAGTGTTTTTGGTTTGGCCTGCGGAATCTGGACCGCTGACTACCGCCTGGCCTGGCGCACAGCGAGGGCCGTTTCGGCCGGCACCGTCTGGGTCAACACCTACAAACAATTCAGTATCTCCACCCCGTTCAGCGGGCTTAAGGAAAGCGGTCTGGGCACCGAAAAGGGCCGGGACGGCATTCGTTCCTATATGCACCAGAAGAGCATCTACATAGACCTCTCGGGTGCATCCATCCCATGGGCCGGTAACTAA
- a CDS encoding putative endoribonuclease L-PSP family (identified by match to protein family HMM PF01042), which produces MNAHPYSPAFVAGGFGFISGALSVDESGTAVPGRSEALVAAAARLSERLESVGMSLADVIKTTYFVTDVTLRDEANMHYEVLFESPRPARSFVEVAALPYGATVEIEAIAHRRK; this is translated from the coding sequence ATGAATGCTCACCCCTACAGCCCCGCCTTTGTGGCCGGGGGATTCGGCTTTATCTCCGGCGCATTGTCCGTGGATGAAAGTGGTACTGCCGTACCCGGTCGCTCTGAAGCGCTGGTTGCCGCAGCCGCGAGGCTCTCCGAACGACTGGAAAGCGTCGGCATGTCCTTGGCTGACGTTATTAAGACCACCTATTTCGTCACGGACGTGACGCTGCGGGACGAAGCCAACATGCACTACGAAGTGCTGTTCGAGTCGCCGCGCCCGGCCCGTTCGTTTGTGGAGGTCGCTGCCCTGCCCTATGGAGCCACGGTGGAAATCGAAGCAATCGCGCACCGGAGGAAATGA
- a CDS encoding putative iron-sulfur oxidoreductase (identified by match to protein family HMM PF00111; match to protein family HMM PF00175; match to protein family HMM PF00970) codes for MSVEIQNRAAVTPDVPEPKMLTLRVHQKTWEADGVIRMMFVDPAGAALPQWLPGAHLSLHLPNGLTREYSLCSDPEDLTSWTVAVLRTPDSRGGSRLIHDELPVGTLIKVEGPRNNFHLDHAGRYALVAGGIGITPIISMVRRLESVGADWSLLYTGRSRSTMAFLPEISGLPRQRITIHAADEADGKFADLSEAVGSLPPEALVYACGPESLMQAVASAMADESQLRIERFKAPDIVPGPELDQTSFDVICQSTGQRIAVGPDVSVLEALNAAGINVPSSCAEGICGTCETGVIDGDVEHRDFLLSPAERAENKSMFVCVSRCRSRDLILDL; via the coding sequence ATGAGCGTGGAAATTCAGAACCGTGCGGCGGTGACCCCTGATGTCCCCGAACCGAAAATGCTGACACTCAGGGTGCACCAGAAAACCTGGGAAGCCGACGGCGTCATCCGGATGATGTTTGTTGATCCCGCCGGGGCGGCGCTCCCGCAGTGGCTTCCCGGCGCCCACCTGAGCTTGCACTTGCCCAATGGGCTCACTCGTGAATACTCCTTGTGTTCGGACCCTGAAGACCTCACAAGCTGGACTGTGGCCGTGCTGCGAACGCCCGATTCCCGCGGTGGCAGCAGGCTCATCCATGATGAGCTCCCGGTGGGAACACTGATTAAGGTTGAGGGTCCGCGCAACAACTTCCACCTTGATCATGCCGGGCGCTATGCACTGGTAGCTGGCGGTATTGGCATCACCCCGATCATTTCCATGGTGCGGCGGTTGGAATCAGTGGGAGCTGATTGGTCGCTGCTATATACGGGCCGGTCACGTTCAACCATGGCTTTCCTGCCGGAGATTTCAGGCCTGCCCCGGCAGCGGATAACTATCCACGCCGCCGACGAAGCTGATGGCAAATTCGCGGATCTCTCCGAGGCAGTCGGCTCGCTCCCGCCTGAAGCACTGGTGTATGCCTGCGGCCCTGAGTCTTTGATGCAAGCTGTAGCCAGCGCCATGGCAGACGAATCGCAATTGAGAATTGAGCGGTTCAAAGCACCGGACATCGTTCCCGGGCCGGAACTCGATCAGACAAGTTTCGACGTCATCTGCCAAAGCACTGGTCAGCGGATTGCCGTTGGGCCCGATGTTTCAGTTCTGGAGGCCCTGAACGCCGCCGGTATCAACGTTCCCAGCTCATGCGCAGAGGGCATCTGCGGAACCTGTGAAACCGGAGTCATCGACGGGGACGTTGAGCACCGTGATTTCCTGCTTTCCCCGGCCGAACGGGCCGAGAACAAATCAATGTTTGTTTGCGTCTCACGTTGCCGGTCCCGGGACCTGATTTTGGATCTCTAG